In a genomic window of Gossypium arboreum isolate Shixiya-1 chromosome 7, ASM2569848v2, whole genome shotgun sequence:
- the LOC108456418 gene encoding uncharacterized protein LOC108456418 isoform X5: MTGHTWPHDRASFRYQPSSNRRRSKNILHLLGKREVSPRTKYVPKKQWGEAPKRIVYSSPWTEPIRDARHGILSWAEEESLLHLSGKYCPLVPPPRSTIAAAFSPDGRTLASTHGDHTVKIIDYQKGKCLKVLSGHRRTPWVVRFHPVHPEILASGSLDHEVRLWDAKTAECLGSRDFYRPIASLAFHAEGELLAVACGHKLYIWDYNKNGEGSSPAIILKTRRSLRAVHFHPHAAPFLLTAEVNDLDSSDSSMTKATSQGYFHHHPPAVFVTCGQSSDQYVSRLVGSSGTQAGHSPPMQFQTDTTMGEQYNSTASPMEAVPPIPSHLYSGSENLVNTSVAFRMETGAAEPSFNAMVTDEIQPIRETEEPNSTNRSSYSSAQRRVPRHVSDRQDAREFRPLLQFLPLGAICWELPFLQGWVMGQQTTFPSMRPHSDTGHENLTQYTGSSSILRPLVGNVEAAASSLGISNSISQSGVFGRIGLQNISRSRLVSETGEVPVPSNSLHDGTDAERIISRLQSELATSMAVAAAAELPCTVKLKVWSYDIENPCALLNVGKCRLTIPHAVLCSEMGAHFSPCGKFLAACVACVLPHSEADPRLQALVHQDGGAGTSPTRHPISAHQVVYELRIYSLEKATFGSVLVSRAIRAAHSLTSIQFSPTSEHILLAYGRRHGSLLKSIIIDGKTTSPIYTVLEVYRVSDMELVRVLPSAEDEVNVACFHPFPGGGLVYGTKEGRLRVLQYDGARDTNHNTSNYFSVENTARVE, from the exons TAAAAATATATTACATCTGTTAGGGAAGAGAGAAGTCTCTCCTAGAACAAAATATGTACCAAAGAAGCAGTGGGGAGAAGCACCTAAACGAATTGTCTATTCTTCACCTTGGACTGAACCCATTAGAGATGCCAGACATGGTATTCTGTCATG GGCTGAGGAAGAGTCTTTGCTGCATTTATCAGGCAAATATTGTCCTCTGGTACCTCCTCCAAGGTCAACAATTGCAGCAGCTTTTAGTCCTGATGGAAGAACACTTGCTTCTACCCA TGGTGATCACACTGTGAAGATTATTGATTATCAAAAGGGAAAGTGCTTAAAGGTCTTGAGTGGTCATCGGAGAACACCTTGGGTG GTTAGATTTCACCCAGTGCATCCAGAAATTCTTGCAAGTGGGAGCTTGGATCATGAAGTTCGTTTGTGGGATGCAAAGACTGCAGAGTGTTTAGGATCTCGTGATTTCT ATCGTCCAATTGCTTCCCTTGCTTTTCATGCAGAAGGAGAACTTCTTGCAGTTGCATGTGGTCACAAG TTGTACATATGGGACTACAATAAGAATGGAGAGGGTTCGTCACCAGCCATTATATTGAAGACACGACGATCTCTACGAGCTGTACACTTTCACCCACATGCTGCTCCATTTCTCTTGACTGCTGAG GTGAATGATCTTGACTCTTCAGATTCTTCAATGACAAAAGCAACATCGCAGGGCTACTTCCATCATCATCCTCCTGCAGTTTTTGTGACATGTGGTCAATCTAGTGATCAG TACGTTAGTAGGCTTGTTGGGTCATCTGGTACGCAGGCTGGGCATTCTCCTCCAATGCAATTTCAAACAGATACAACAATGGGAGAACAGTATAATAGCACAGCATCTCCCATGGAGGCAGTTCCTCCAATTCCTTCTCACTTGTATTCTGGTTCAGAGAATCTTGTAAATACCTCAGTTGCTTTTAGGATGGAAACTGGTGCAGCCGAACCCTCTTTCAATGCTATGGTTACTGATGAAATTCAGCCTATAAGGGAAACTGAGGAACCTAACTCTACTAACCGCAGTAGTTATAGTAGTGCACAGAGGCGAGTGCCTAGACATGTTTCTGATCGACAAGATGCCAGGGAATTTCGGCCACTTCTGCAATTTTTACCCTTGGGAGCTATATGTTGGGAGCTTCCATTTCTGCAAGGGTGGGTAATGGGTCAACAAACAACTTTTCCCTCAATGCGTCCTCATAGTGACACTGGTCACGAAAATTTAACTCAATACACAGGGTCTTCCTCGATATTGCGGCCTTTGGTCGGTAATGTGGAGGCTGCCGCATCTTCTTTGGGAATATCCAACAGTATTAGCCAATCCGGGGTTTTTGGAAGAATTGGATTGCAAAATATTTCACGGTCTCGCTTAGTTTCTGAAACTGGTGAAGTTCCTGTGCCTAGCAATTCTCTGCATGATGGCACTGATGCTGAACGAATTATAAGTCGACTCCAATCTGAACTTGCCACATCAATGGCTGTAGCTGCGGCTGCCGAGTTGCCTTGCACGGTGAAGCTTAAAGTGTGGTCATATGATATAGAAAATCCTTGTGCACTACTAAATGTTGGCAAATGCCGCTTAACCATACCACATGCTGTCCTTTGTAG TGAAATGGGTGCACATTTTTCACCTTGTGGGAAATTTTTAGCTGCTTGTGTTGCTTGTGTGCTTCCTCATTCGGAAGCTGATCCTCGATTACAGGCATTGGTCCATCAAGATGGTGGGGCTGGAACATCCCCAACTCGACATCCAATCTCAGCACACCAAGTCGTATATGAGCTTCGGATATATTCCCTTGAGAAGGCAAC CTTTGGTTCAGTGCTTGTTTCGCGAGCAATTAGAGCTGCACATTCTTTGACATCAATTCAG TTCTCACCGACTTCTGAGCACATATTACTTGCCTATGGTCGGCGTCATGGTTCTCTTCTTAAAAGCATCATAATTGACGGAAAAACGACGTCTCCTATATACACAGTACTAGAG GTATATAGAGTTTCGGATATGGAACTTGTGAGGGTACTTCCTAGCGCAGAGGATGAGGTAAATGTTGCATGCTTTCATCCTTTCCCTGGAGGAGGTCTTGTGTATGGAACCAAG GAAGGGAGACTGAGAGTGCTTCAGTACGATGGTGCTCGAGACACCAATCACAACACATCAAATTACTTCTCTGTAGAAAACACGGCCAGAGTAGAATAG